A single Micromonospora luteifusca DNA region contains:
- a CDS encoding DUF5715 family protein, with product MRVPSRSPGQQPGPPVSPTAPARRRPSGTPPRRRPATEPDLAAYRAAVAELLVEVGALADAASTRARQVLIDERLREPALAGVLDATPQGLIGARETLLLEMARYQPNERTSARDLTALVRIYLLSRIDVLWWQDAPTFVTDDQVNGSADLVDLEWLRRRDLLRFRYQEQPATMLGRAARGLRRRLRPDATPRTAGLLFRRARREVVALLNDLAREFAAAAPPNTPPLWVTSLVRSAEHQYRLRRLGYAAMLPSGHCLGYSVDVELSWFERFGAREALAELLLARQETGEINVIDEGQAWHLCLAPSARRRLRRAYEAEMGV from the coding sequence ATGCGAGTGCCCAGTCGTAGCCCGGGACAGCAACCCGGTCCGCCCGTCTCGCCCACCGCGCCGGCCCGCCGCCGGCCCTCCGGCACGCCGCCCCGCCGCCGCCCCGCCACCGAGCCCGACCTGGCCGCCTACCGGGCCGCCGTCGCCGAGCTGCTGGTCGAGGTCGGCGCTCTGGCCGACGCAGCCAGCACCCGGGCCCGCCAGGTGCTGATCGACGAGCGGCTGCGGGAGCCAGCGCTCGCCGGCGTCCTCGACGCCACCCCGCAGGGGCTGATCGGGGCGCGCGAGACGCTGCTGCTGGAGATGGCCCGCTACCAGCCGAACGAGCGCACCTCGGCCCGTGACCTCACCGCGCTGGTGCGGATCTACCTGCTCTCCCGCATCGACGTGCTGTGGTGGCAGGACGCTCCGACGTTCGTCACCGACGACCAGGTCAACGGCAGCGCCGACCTCGTCGACCTGGAGTGGTTGCGCCGCCGCGACCTGCTGCGGTTCCGCTACCAGGAGCAGCCCGCCACCATGCTGGGCCGCGCCGCCCGCGGGCTGCGACGTCGACTGCGCCCGGACGCCACACCGCGGACCGCCGGGCTGCTGTTCCGTCGTGCCCGCCGGGAGGTGGTGGCGCTGCTCAACGACCTCGCGCGGGAGTTCGCCGCCGCCGCGCCACCGAACACCCCGCCGCTGTGGGTGACCAGCCTGGTCCGCAGTGCCGAACACCAGTACCGACTGCGCCGCCTGGGCTACGCCGCCATGCTGCCCAGCGGGCACTGCCTCGGCTACTCCGTCGACGTCGAGCTGAGCTGGTTCGAGCGTTTCGGTGCCCGGGAGGCGCTGGCGGAGCTGCTGCTGGCCCGGCAGGAGACCGGCGAGATCAACGTGATCGACGAGGGGCAGGCCTGGCACCTGTGCCTAGCGCCCTCCGCCCGGCGTCGCCTCCGCCGGGCGTACGAGGCCGAGATGGGGGTCTGA